In Pseudophryne corroboree isolate aPseCor3 chromosome 3, aPseCor3.hap2, whole genome shotgun sequence, a genomic segment contains:
- the LOC135057330 gene encoding paraneoplastic antigen Ma2 homolog: protein MEFIKGEDIYSWCKSKGVDAQKSLSILGNFMEIIDEDIVSEVKKMYGIKQPYIVDKWKGINDEICAILISNDNQLDASVIPANILIEKTPGKKWKVMWPVDKYVDGGQKTIQEDSKIESTSAGYYQNKSNTSEEELLDKDKIDPQVENVMDKVVSHFERWHYEGGYRRLRIFSGVTPVPTGEESYDVWREAAVQHSEEWRCPEHIKKTEDCGKFEGTRFGDNSCYKEKLNHTYQEPNETLTTYIYRLDKILYKLLDKGGIDPQEIDERRLKHILRGALTTNPVAQRLRCILPRDPAPTLGELIKEVKLEEVQIENREKTLKRVKVIVPTPEVSSVNEQLLKLIEDQNKKLDQLISLQNTSSGMPRLSSSGRGRGFSRRIADNSNITCYKCGQLGHRSFECSQGRSFPSLVTTFDRHQGEPQGNVEGMSMNPAPTPNQ, encoded by the exons ATGGAGTTCATAAAGGGAGAAGATATATATAGCTGGTGTAAAAGCAAAGGTGTAGATGCACAGAAAAGTTTAAGCATTTTGGGAAATTTTATGGAAATAATAGATGAAGATATTGTAAGTGAAGTAAAGAAAATGTATGGAATAAAACAACCATATATTGTAGATAAATGGAAAGGTATTAATGATGAAATATGTGCCAttttaattagtaatgacaatcaatTAGATGCATCTGTAATACCAGCTAATATTTTAATTGAAAAGACCCCTGGAAAAAAATGGAAAGTAATGTGGCCAGTGGATAAGTATGTAGATGGGGGACAGAAGACTATACAAGAAGATAGTAAAATTGAGAGTACAAGTGCAGGATATTATCAAAATAAAAGTAATACATCCGAAGAAGAATTATTAGATAAGGATAAAATAGATCCCCAAGTTGAAAATGTAATGGATAAAGTGGTTAGTCATTTTGAACGATggcattatgaagggggatatCGGAGACTGAGAATTTTTTCGGGAGTAACGCCAGTTCCTACAGGAGAAGAGAGCTATGATGTATGGCGGGAAGCGGCAGTACAACATTCGGAGGAGTGGAGATGCCcagaacatataaaaaaaacagaGGATTGTGGAAAGTTTGAGGGGACCCGCTTTGGGGATAATTCATGCTACAAGGAGAA GCTAAACCACACTTATCAAGAGCCTAATGAAACTCTCACCACTTATATTTATCGGTTGGACAAAATTCTATACAAGCTGTTAGATAAAGGGGGGATTGATCCACAAGAAATTGATGAAAGACGATTAAAACATATATTAAGGGGGGCATTGACTACTAACCCAGTGGCTCAACGTTTAAGGtgtatattgcccagggatcctgCTCCTACTTTAGGTGAATTGATAAAAGAAGTAAAACTAGAAGAGGTGCAGATTGAAAATAGAGAGAAGACTCTAAAGCGAGTTAAAGTAATTGTTCCAACTCCCGAAGTTTCGTCAGTAAATGAGCAGTTACTAAAGTTAATAGAGGACCAAAATAAGAAATTAGATCAGTTGATTTCTTTACAGAATACATCATCTGGTATGCCGAGACTGTCATCATCTGGACGAGGTAGAGGGTTCAGTAGAAGAATTGCAGATAACTCCAACATCACTTGTTACAAATGTGGACAATTGGGACATAGATCGTTTGAATGTAGTCAAGGAAGAAGTTTTCCTTCATTAGTAACTACATTTGATAGACATCAGGGTGAACCGCAGGGAAACGTAGAGGGGATGTCGATGAACCCCGCACCGACTCCCAACCAATAA